A window of the Podarcis raffonei isolate rPodRaf1 chromosome 4, rPodRaf1.pri, whole genome shotgun sequence genome harbors these coding sequences:
- the SERPINH1 gene encoding serpin H1 isoform X1, translating into MPNCSESLKDVGGKRRQSYVCAPGNRTLYRTLQGREGAAGGGERGALLGTGGPSFAAKTQLESAFSSPLTTFQKFLSRGYIAPSSGPPRRRKRKEKPGYTFAARAPSPRFSWFPASMAATMWMIRLLALCALVLAVPPEDKKKSEKKASPGDKKLSDKAAALADRSATLAFNLYHAMAKEKNMENILVSPVVVASSLGLVSLGGKATTASQAKALLSADKLNDDYVHSGLSELLSEVSNSTARNVTWKMGSRLYGPSSISFADDFVKSSKKHYNYEHSKINFRDKRSALKSINEWASQTTDGKLPEVTKDVEKTDGALIVNAMFFKPHWDERFHHKMVDNRGFMVTRSYTVGIPMMHRTGLYNYFNDEAENLQMVEMPLAHKLSSMIFIMPNHVEPLERLEKLLTREQLKVWLGKMKQRAVAISLPKVSLEVSHDLHKHLADLGLTEAVDKNKADLSKISGKKDLYLSNVFHAAALEWDTEGNPFEGDIYAREEMKNPKLFYADHPFVFLIKDNKTNSILFIGRLVRPKGDKMRDEL; encoded by the exons ATGCCGAACTGCAGCGAGAGCTTGAAGGACGTGGGAGGGAAAAGGAGACAGAGCTACGTCTGTGCGCCTGGAAACAGGACTCTCTATAGGACCCTGCAGGGCCgggagggagcagcaggaggtggggagagaggagcGCTGCTTGGGACGGGGGGCCCATCCTTTGCCGCAAAGACGCAGCTGGAGAGCGCTTTTTCCTCCCCCCTTACAACTTTCCAGAAGTTTCTCTCGCGGGGTTATATAGCCCCCTCCTCCGGGCCGCCGCGTCGCAGAAAGCGCAAAGAGAAGCCCGGCTATACTTTCGCCGCCCGAGCCCCATCTCCAAG GTTTAGCTGGTTCCCAGCATCCATGGCAGCCACCATGTGGATGATCCGACTCCTTGCGCTCTGCGCCTTGGTCCTTGCCGTTCCCCCGGAGGACAAGAAGAAGAGCGAGAAGAAGGCTTCTCCTGGAGACAAGAAGCTGAGCGACAAGGCGGCCGCCCTGGCCGACCGCAGCGCCACCCTGGCCTTCAACCTCTACCACGCCATGGCCAAGGAGAAGAACATGGAGAACATCTTGGTGTCTCCAGTGGTGGTGGCATCTTCTCTCGGGCTGGTGTCCCTGGGTGGCAAAGCCACCACGGCCTCGCAGGCCAAGGCCCTGCTCAGCGCCGACAAGCTGAACGACGACTACGTCCACAGCGGCCTCTCGGAGCTCCTGAGCGAGGTCAGCAACTCCACGGCCCGCAACGTCACCTGGAAGATGGGCAGCCGCCTGTACGGCCCCAGCTCCATCAGCTTCGCCGACGACTTTGTCAAGAGCAGCAAGAAGCACTACAACTACGAGCACTCCAAGATCAACTTCCGGGACAAGCGCAGCGCCCTCAAGTCCATCAACGAGTGGGCCTCACAGACCACTGACGGCAAGCTGCCCGAGGTCACCAAGGATGTGGAGAAGACGGACGGGGCCCTCATCGTCAACGCCATGTTCTTCAAAC CTCACTGGGACGAGAGGTTCCATCACAAGATGGTGGACAATCGTGGCTTTATGGTGACTCGTTCCTACACGGTCGGCATTCCCATGATGCACCGCACCG GGCTGTACAACTATTTCAATGATGAGGCGGAGAACCTGCAGATGGTGGAGATGCCTCTGGCGCACAAGCTGTCCAGCATGATCTTCATCATGCCCAACCATGTGGAGCCGCTGGAGAGGCTGGAGAAGCTGCTGACCCGGGAACAGCTGAAGGTCTGGCTGGGGAAGATGAAGCAGCGAGCCGTCGCCATCTCCCTGCCGAAGGTCAGCCTGGAAGTCAGCCACGATCTGCAT AAACACTTGGCTGATCTTGGCCTAACAGAAGCCGTCGACAAAAACAAGGCTGACCTTTCTAAGATTTCGGGCAAGAAGGATCTCTACCTCTCCAACGTCTTCCACGCTGCGGCCCTGGAGTGGGACACAGAAGGGAACCCCTTTGAAGGGGACATCTACGCCCGGGAAGAGATGAAAAACCCAAAGCTCTTCTACGCTGATCACCCATTCGTCTTCCTGATCAAAGACAATAAGACCAACTCCATCCTTTTCATTGGCCGACTAGTGAGGCCCAAAGGAGACAAGATGCGTGATGAATTGTAG
- the SERPINH1 gene encoding serpin H1 isoform X2 gives MAATMWMIRLLALCALVLAVPPEDKKKSEKKASPGDKKLSDKAAALADRSATLAFNLYHAMAKEKNMENILVSPVVVASSLGLVSLGGKATTASQAKALLSADKLNDDYVHSGLSELLSEVSNSTARNVTWKMGSRLYGPSSISFADDFVKSSKKHYNYEHSKINFRDKRSALKSINEWASQTTDGKLPEVTKDVEKTDGALIVNAMFFKPHWDERFHHKMVDNRGFMVTRSYTVGIPMMHRTGLYNYFNDEAENLQMVEMPLAHKLSSMIFIMPNHVEPLERLEKLLTREQLKVWLGKMKQRAVAISLPKVSLEVSHDLHKHLADLGLTEAVDKNKADLSKISGKKDLYLSNVFHAAALEWDTEGNPFEGDIYAREEMKNPKLFYADHPFVFLIKDNKTNSILFIGRLVRPKGDKMRDEL, from the exons ATGGCAGCCACCATGTGGATGATCCGACTCCTTGCGCTCTGCGCCTTGGTCCTTGCCGTTCCCCCGGAGGACAAGAAGAAGAGCGAGAAGAAGGCTTCTCCTGGAGACAAGAAGCTGAGCGACAAGGCGGCCGCCCTGGCCGACCGCAGCGCCACCCTGGCCTTCAACCTCTACCACGCCATGGCCAAGGAGAAGAACATGGAGAACATCTTGGTGTCTCCAGTGGTGGTGGCATCTTCTCTCGGGCTGGTGTCCCTGGGTGGCAAAGCCACCACGGCCTCGCAGGCCAAGGCCCTGCTCAGCGCCGACAAGCTGAACGACGACTACGTCCACAGCGGCCTCTCGGAGCTCCTGAGCGAGGTCAGCAACTCCACGGCCCGCAACGTCACCTGGAAGATGGGCAGCCGCCTGTACGGCCCCAGCTCCATCAGCTTCGCCGACGACTTTGTCAAGAGCAGCAAGAAGCACTACAACTACGAGCACTCCAAGATCAACTTCCGGGACAAGCGCAGCGCCCTCAAGTCCATCAACGAGTGGGCCTCACAGACCACTGACGGCAAGCTGCCCGAGGTCACCAAGGATGTGGAGAAGACGGACGGGGCCCTCATCGTCAACGCCATGTTCTTCAAAC CTCACTGGGACGAGAGGTTCCATCACAAGATGGTGGACAATCGTGGCTTTATGGTGACTCGTTCCTACACGGTCGGCATTCCCATGATGCACCGCACCG GGCTGTACAACTATTTCAATGATGAGGCGGAGAACCTGCAGATGGTGGAGATGCCTCTGGCGCACAAGCTGTCCAGCATGATCTTCATCATGCCCAACCATGTGGAGCCGCTGGAGAGGCTGGAGAAGCTGCTGACCCGGGAACAGCTGAAGGTCTGGCTGGGGAAGATGAAGCAGCGAGCCGTCGCCATCTCCCTGCCGAAGGTCAGCCTGGAAGTCAGCCACGATCTGCAT AAACACTTGGCTGATCTTGGCCTAACAGAAGCCGTCGACAAAAACAAGGCTGACCTTTCTAAGATTTCGGGCAAGAAGGATCTCTACCTCTCCAACGTCTTCCACGCTGCGGCCCTGGAGTGGGACACAGAAGGGAACCCCTTTGAAGGGGACATCTACGCCCGGGAAGAGATGAAAAACCCAAAGCTCTTCTACGCTGATCACCCATTCGTCTTCCTGATCAAAGACAATAAGACCAACTCCATCCTTTTCATTGGCCGACTAGTGAGGCCCAAAGGAGACAAGATGCGTGATGAATTGTAG